The DNA region tcagtttcctcttctgtaagagGACCAAATGTTGTCCAAAGTCCCCTTCCAGTTCTAAAAATCAGTGATTCTATAGAAGCAGGCTTTGATTTCTGAAGGGCTGtcatacaaaagaagaaatgagctcACGTGCCTGGCTTGAGGGGGCAGAGCCAGCCTGAGTTGGGTAGGGATGTTAGGAGACAGCTTTTGCCTCAGtcagaaaggaaaatttaatcAGGATACCTAGCAACAGATGAGGCAGCTCTGGGAGGTTGTGAGTTCCCTGTGGCTTGAGGAATTCAAGTACAGACTGGGTTAGAGAAAGGCCTGTTAGAGTGGGAGCCTTGACCATATGCCCTTTGAGATCCTTTCTAGCAGGGTGATTCTGGTTTCAGAGCTTGGTTCCATTTTCCTTAATGCTAGGAGGCACTCAGCTAGGTATGGATCTTGTCAAACCCTGCTGATAACTATTACTGCAATGAACTGGTCGGCTGTGCAGCTTTCACCCTTGTAGAGTTTGCACACGTCTACACTCTCCAAATTAAACTCAGTCCCTCCAACAGTGTTAGTGTTTACCCTTGCCCCAGCAAACCCTTTCATTCTGGAAAGAACTAATTAACAGCCTCACCcagatttgggggagggagaagatggaGCCAGGGTGGGGAACCATGTAAAAAAACTCAGGAGAATAAACCACATAAACACTTCTAGCATCTACACTCCAGCAACAGCTCCTGATAATTGCAAATCATCTTATCTATTCATTACTGCAGGCGCCCCGGGAACTcctagcagcagcagcagctgtgtGGGACTGGGTGAAGTCACTGCACACAAGGGGTCAGAATCAGGATATCCTTTAAAATCACCACCATTTTCACTTGTATTAATTCCAGTTAATTCCATTCGTTCCAAAGAGAGTAAATGGTTGAGGCTGAATTGCATTGCCTTTAAGTTGCATCTACAAGGTACAAGGAACACAAGATTTGGCGGTTATCTACTTGGGATGATCAATAAGGGCATTCAGTCTGTCTTGGGAAGGTGGGGTCAGAAAATCCCAACTGTTGTCAATAATTTCAGTGTTTCACTCTTATTTCCAAGGTGAatgagtccaaaaaaaaaaaaaaaaaatcaggttggaTGTACTTCTTAAAGGCCTCTATTCAGAAATTTAGCTCAGGGCACCCTTAGCtctttaaacaatttaaatagaTTGTCTTTCCTAGTTCCCTTGAATAGAGTGTATATTTACACAGTAAAAGGGTATCAATCTCAATTTAGGGTATTTTCCGGATGGTGAAAGATATTTAGTTTGGCAACATACGAGGACCTTCTCTCTTGGTGACTTTCCTGGAGGGGACTAGCAAACCCACCTACCTAGATGAGAAATGTCTCTCAAATAATGGAAATACAAACGCTCACATTCACACTGTATTTGACATTTTAGACAATACTTTCACACAGATGATCATCTCTGATCTCTTCAAACACTCTGCCGTGAGGCAGCAGgaatcccatttcacagatcaggtaactgggctcagagaggtaaagccACTCGCCccgagtcacacagctagaactGAATGGAGCCTGAGGCTAAAAAGCAAGTCCATTCTGTCCCCTACACCTAAGCTTCCCCCTCGGATGATCACACTTGcccaagaacaaagaaaatatgatttcACAGTACCTTTCTGCTTCTTGGTCTGCGCTCTGCTGTTTGCTCTCAAAGGCGCTGAAGCTGCTCATGTCCACGTAGCCGTCGTTCTCATTTGCTGTGGACAGGGCTCTGCTCTGATCTTCAAACAGCTTTGTAAACGTCCCAGCCCTCGCAGGCCTCCGAGGCGGAATCTGAATATTTTCATAGTCTGAGTTCATGGCTGGGATGTTCTCATAGTCTGAAGTGTCAGCATTGGGGAATGAGATGGACCGTGGCTTGGTCAGGGGCAAGGGCAGAAAGGGGGGCCGGGAGCGGTCTTCGAAGGACTCCACTCTGGACACCGTCCTGCTGAAGGGGACACCTTTCCTCTTGCCATCCCTGTAGAAGATGAGTGAGGAAGGGGAATCGGAAGCCCGGAGCTTGCCAGTCCGAGCCTTAAGCTGTGGGGAGTTGCTGAGGCTCCTGCGGTCAATTTCCAGAACCCTCGCAGGCCCATGGTAGCTGGATTCTGAAGACGACCTAGAAGACGACACATTGACATCCACGTGCACTTTGTTCTCCGACTTCTTTTTAAACGTCAGCGCCAAGAACCTCTTGAAGGATGACTTCTTCTTCTTGGTGTACTTGTCTGGGGGCTCACTCTCGATCAGCAAGGAGGGAGAGCTCTTGGTGATGGGCTTTTTGGTGATGCAGGCCAGGTCGAAAGGGGGCGGGATGTCGACCACAGAAGATGGTGTTGAGGTGCCGCTGGACGGAAGGTGGTTCCTCTGGGAGAAACTCCCAGAGGAGCCAATCATACACGGCAGAGAAAGGTTGTCATCTTTCCTTTTGATCCTATGGTCATCCAAGCCCGATGCCTCCGACTCCCGATACAAGGAGACTGGAATCTCTCGGCCTTCCACAGAGAATGATCGGGGGTATAAAGTGAAGGCTCTGGGCTTTGCTGGCAAGGCTCTGCTGGCTTCCAGTGGCTTCCCCTCCAATGATAGAACGGTCTTTCTTGCCTCCTTGGTGGCACCTCTAATGCCTATGGCTGATGAGCCAGCTTCTGATCCAGTTTCTTCGGGGACAGTTTCTGGGACATAGCCAGCCACCTTCCCGGAGTGGGGCCGGGCCCTCGTGATGATGTTCTTCCTGTCGATGGAGACCGGGCCACCCTCAGCATCAGAGCTCGTTTCTTCTTTCGTGCCATAACCACTCAGCATGTCAAATGCAGCCTGTGTCTcaggcttctctccttccccagggtCAGCCCCTTGCTCCAGGTCAACTCCCATCTCGTAGGGGTTGGTGAGCACATCATCTACGGCGTCCTCCTCCTCCGGCATGACCACCACGTCAGGGACAGAGGGGCCCTCCCCAGAGCCACAGGAAGCTCCAACAATGGGGTCCTGCTCCCCACATTCTCCAgactgtggttcctgctgtgacTCTAAGTCTTTTGCTGACTTGGAAAAAAAGGAGTAGCTCTCGCTACAGAAAGAGGTGCTCTCAGTCGGAAAGAACTCATAGGGACTTCCTGAGAGTGAAGTCACAAGGTCGTCCATGCCATCGTTCTCAAAAGGGATGATCTGGCAGCTCTCCTCAGCAGGTTCATCCTGTACCAGGTCTTCACCTGCTCGAGGGTCTTCTGCTGCCTCCGGGGTAGCTGCTGCCATTTCTTCTAGGTCCGTTTTCTCATTTTGGTCATGTGGTTCATCCTGGTCACCAGTGGCTGTGGCATCTTCACCCCCCTCCTCTGAGACTTCAGGGCTGTCTGAGGCCATCTCTGTCTCCTGGACACCCGTGGCCAAGCCCTCATTCTCTGTAGGTTCCTTGCTGTCTTCTTCAGCATCCCCCTCGGGGGGCCTGTCAGAATCCACACATTCATCCGGGGCCCCTGTTTCCATGTTGGTGGAGCCTTCCTCAccaccctcctctgcctccctgggTGTCCCAGGGGGTCCAGCCTCATCACTGGGAGTTGCTGGACCCTCTAAATCAACTTGAGTTAGCATGATATCACTTGGAAGGACTGCCTCTCCATCCCAAGGGCCCCTGTCCTCCAGGTTGTACACGTTGTGCTCTTCCACtagcttctcttcctccttgctTGTAAAGGTCTGCTCCTCTGCCCCCGGGTCACAGGCACCATCCTCCACCCCCACATTCTCAGGAATAGGGGCTATGCCTCCATCAGCCTCTTCACTCAGCACCACTTCAGCTGGGGCTGCCAAGTCCTCAGCAGCTCCCATCCCCTCCGGGTCActctccttgcctccctcctGGCACTCCTCCTCCCCAGCAGCATCCGGAGGCACCAATACTGCATTCTCTGCAGAGTTGCCATCCCTGGGTTCATCCTCTTTCGGTGGAGCTTTGGGGACCACGATGTAATCCTCATCAGCCTCAGACTCGGAGCACTCCAAGTTGGACCGGTGCTCTTCGTAAAGCCCCCTGTCAACGCAGAGCAGTTTCCCGTTGCTGCATTTGTTCAAGCTGTTGATCACGTACACGCTGGCTCTCCACTCACTGGGGGTCGCCAGCCTGGGCTTAGGGGCAATGGGGGGTTTCGGCCCCCTAGACATGGAGTTGGGACTGTGAAGACTATCAGGCCGGGGTGATGACGGAAATTTGGGTGCTGTCACTGGCGTGAGAGGACTGGCAGTCTTTGGCTTGGGAGCAACTGGTGGTTTTGGTGAATCTAAAGgatgaaaatagagaaaacaagaaTACAAAGTACAGTTACTCTTATTTCCATTCAGTCTCCCACTtagcattttcaagaaaatactaAGATAGTTTCCCAACCTACGTGAGCCCAATCTACTATGTTCTGTCTTCGTTTTATGTCCTCCACCACCATCTTGAAAATCCCTTCACCTCTACTAACGAGTCATTTTGTAGACAAAATGAATAGATCTTCCTTCTGTACATAGTCCAGCTAACAAAACTCAACTCAATGACATACTCAAATAAAGGTGTGCAGATCATTGTAATCATTGATCCAACAACCATGTATTAATTGCTTTCTAGGTGCCGTACCCATGAGACAATGCTGAACTTGACAGTCACCATCCCTGCCACCCTCATGCAGCTTACATTCATTCTACAGTTAATTCATTGTATACCTACTATCTATATGCATAGCGCTGTTGACGGGAAGATCTTCTAGAATCGAGAAGAGAAGAATACCTCTGCTGAGTACTTGGAGCTGAGTCAGGGAGGCAAGACTAACAGAACAATTGGAGGATAGAGCTGTAGACCCTTGGAATATTATGATTAAATAGCCATTATCTCATTTCTTCAAGAACGATACACCAAAGGTCTGTGACAGTGATGCATGACTCTTCTGAGGGTCACCTCTGAATTCTACATGCTTTAAGACTGGTGTCTAGCTAACTGCCTTGCATCCAAATTTCATGGGCATCCAGATTTCATGGgagaaaccatatggtattttcCAACATTGATATTCGCAAAAAGTCTCTTGCCTTATGGATGCTGAGAATCTATTTGACCATTATCAGAATAAAGGATGTGGTACAAATGTACACGCACCAGGAGTCAGAGAAGCAAGAGTTACCGTGACTAAGAAGACCTCCTGGAGAAGGTGAAATTTCAGCTGTATTTTGCAGAATGGGAGGGATCTGGACAAGTGCAAGGGTCAAGGGAGTAGCTGCCTACTTCCAAGTTCATCTGTTCTGCTACAAGCACACCTCCATGCCTCCAAGCCCCTGGCCACACTGTGGGCAGAGTACGGAATGAAGCTTTCCAGGAAGGCAACTCCAGCCTGACATCTTGGCTTCAAATGCACTGCTTGGCTCCCCACTGCCCGTAGATGATGATATGCAAGTCTCCCCTTGAGCCAGCCCCATCTCCCAGTGCCATCCCCACCAAAGCCTGGGTTTGACACAGAGCAGCTGCAGAATGCCAGCCTGGCTCATGACAGAAGGGAGATGGAGCAGAGGTCCTAGAGGTCAGCAAACTCTTCTCCTCCCTGTGCATCTGACTCCCAGGTAAACCCTTGCAGCACCTAATCCCAGTCATCTGTAGTTCAGGACTCTCTGACAGAGATACAGTGTGAGCCACATTTATTATCACatatgcaatttttaattttctcatagccacattaaaaaagtaaaaaacaggtgaaattaattttaacaatacttcttttttaattcaatgtATCCAAAATACCATCGTTTTGATATCATCACATAATCAATGATCATGACTGGATCAGCATGTCATCAATACACAAAatttattaaggaaatatttgACATTCTTTTTTGTACTAAGTCCTTCAAATctaatgtgtattttatactctCAGCACATCACAATTCAGATTAGCCCCATTTCAACTATTCAGTGGCCACATTTGGGTGGTGGCTATGGTTCTGGCCAGCACAGTGCTAACTGGTCTTGACCTATCTCCATGGTACTGTTCCACTGGCACCTCAATTTCAATGCGTCTGAAGCCAAAGTAAGTACTTCCCCTAAACTGGCAGAACTATGTAAAATTTAGCTGAGAAGGccccaaaggaaattaaaaaggcCTGGAATAGCAAGAATATAGGTGCCCACGCACCCTGTTCCTGAATGGGCCTGATTTCAGAGCCTCTTGAGTTGCACTTTGCACATAAATCTAATAATGAACTTAGTGGTCTGGTTTTCCAGTGTACAGCTAATTAGGAGGGTAGGGATTGGCAGTCAGAACAGGAACACTGCCAGGTGTAAACTGTGGTAGCTgccagtaagagagggagagaagagacacagatgCCAAGACTCTAAAGGCTAAAGCACCCACCGCACCAACCCCGTAACCCACACCTATGTTCATCTACATTAACACCCAGGCCAGCCACTGACATCCAGATAATAACACAGAGTCTTCAAAATACTAGTGGCC from Ursus arctos isolate Adak ecotype North America unplaced genomic scaffold, UrsArc2.0 scaffold_14, whole genome shotgun sequence includes:
- the FGD5 gene encoding FYVE, RhoGEF and PH domain-containing protein 5 isoform X4; its protein translation is MNRADSPKPPVAPKPKTASPLTPVTAPKFPSSPRPDSLHSPNSMSRGPKPPIAPKPRLATPSEWRASVYVINSLNKCSNGKLLCVDRGLYEEHRSNLECSESEADEDYIVVPKAPPKEDEPRDGNSAENAVLVPPDAAGEEECQEGGKESDPEGMGAAEDLAAPAEVVLSEEADGGIAPIPENVGVEDGACDPGAEEQTFTSKEEEKLVEEHNVYNLEDRGPWDGEAVLPSDIMLTQVDLEGPATPSDEAGPPGTPREAEEGGEEGSTNMETGAPDECVDSDRPPEGDAEEDSKEPTENEGLATGVQETEMASDSPEVSEEGGEDATATGDQDEPHDQNEKTDLEEMAAATPEAAEDPRAGEDLVQDEPAEESCQIIPFENDGMDDLVTSLSGSPYEFFPTESTSFCSESYSFFSKSAKDLESQQEPQSGECGEQDPIVGASCGSGEGPSVPDVVVMPEEEDAVDDVLTNPYEMGVDLEQGADPGEGEKPETQAAFDMLSGYGTKEETSSDAEGGPVSIDRKNIITRARPHSGKVAGYVPETVPEETGSEAGSSAIGIRGATKEARKTVLSLEGKPLEASRALPAKPRAFTLYPRSFSVEGREIPVSLYRESEASGLDDHRIKRKDDNLSLPCMIGSSGSFSQRNHLPSSGTSTPSSVVDIPPPFDLACITKKPITKSSPSLLIESEPPDKYTKKKKSSFKRFLALTFKKKSENKVHVDVNVSSSRSSSESSYHGPARVLEIDRRSLSNSPQLKARTGKLRASDSPSSLIFYRDGKRKGVPFSRTVSRVESFEDRSRPPFLPLPLTKPRSISFPNADTSDYENIPAMNSDYENIQIPPRRPARAGTFTKLFEDQSRALSTANENDGYVDMSSFSAFESKQQSADQEAESAYTEPYKVCPISAAAPKEDLSSDEEQGSSEEEDSAPRDPSLGHKMEGQSRAHVIAQELLSSEKAYVEMLQHLHLDFHGAVMRALDEIDQEGKDTLAREELRRGLSELPAIRDLHQGILEELGERLLHWEGQQKVADVFLAREQEFDHHAAHILQFDRYLSLLSENCLHSPRLAAAVREFESQQGGGQNVKHRLLRVVQRLFQYQVLLTDYLNNLCPDSAEYDNTQGGLLSSLLPSTGALTLISKVTGRANDSMEQGENLQKLVHIEHSVRGQGDLLQPGREFLKEGTLMKVTGKSRRPRHLFLMSDVLLYTYPQKDGKYRLKNTLPVASMKVSRPVMEKVPYALKLETSQSCLTLSASSCAERDEWHSCLSRALPEDYKAQALAAFHHSVEIRERLGVSLGERPPTLVPVTHVMMCMNCGCDFSLTLRRHHCHACGKIVCRNCSRNKYPLKYLKDRMAKVCDGCYGELKKRGGDVPGLMRERPVSMSFPLSSPRFSSSAFSSVFHSINPSTFKKQKKVPSALTEVAASGEGSAISGYLSRCKKGKRHWKKLWFVIKGKVLYTYMASEDTVAMESMPLLGFTIAPEKEEGSSEIGPIFHLYHKKTLFYTFKAEDTNSAQRWIEAMEDASVL
- the FGD5 gene encoding FYVE, RhoGEF and PH domain-containing protein 5 isoform X2; the protein is MHIDNSPKPPVAPKPKTASPLTPVTAPKFPSSPRPDSLHSPNSMSRGPKPPIAPKPRLATPSEWRASVYVINSLNKCSNGKLLCVDRGLYEEHRSNLECSESEADEDYIVVPKAPPKEDEPRDGNSAENAVLVPPDAAGEEECQEGGKESDPEGMGAAEDLAAPAEVVLSEEADGGIAPIPENVGVEDGACDPGAEEQTFTSKEEEKLVEEHNVYNLEDRGPWDGEAVLPSDIMLTQVDLEGPATPSDEAGPPGTPREAEEGGEEGSTNMETGAPDECVDSDRPPEGDAEEDSKEPTENEGLATGVQETEMASDSPEVSEEGGEDATATGDQDEPHDQNEKTDLEEMAAATPEAAEDPRAGEDLVQDEPAEESCQIIPFENDGMDDLVTSLSGSPYEFFPTESTSFCSESYSFFSKSAKDLESQQEPQSGECGEQDPIVGASCGSGEGPSVPDVVVMPEEEDAVDDVLTNPYEMGVDLEQGADPGEGEKPETQAAFDMLSGYGTKEETSSDAEGGPVSIDRKNIITRARPHSGKVAGYVPETVPEETGSEAGSSAIGIRGATKEARKTVLSLEGKPLEASRALPAKPRAFTLYPRSFSVEGREIPVSLYRESEASGLDDHRIKRKDDNLSLPCMIGSSGSFSQRNHLPSSGTSTPSSVVDIPPPFDLACITKKPITKSSPSLLIESEPPDKYTKKKKSSFKRFLALTFKKKSENKVHVDVNVSSSRSSSESSYHGPARVLEIDRRSLSNSPQLKARTGKLRASDSPSSLIFYRDGKRKGVPFSRTVSRVESFEDRSRPPFLPLPLTKPRSISFPNADTSDYENIPAMNSDYENIQIPPRRPARAGTFTKLFEDQSRALSTANENDGYVDMSSFSAFESKQQSADQEAESAYTEPYKVCPISAAAPKEDLSSDEEQGSSEEEDSAPRDPSLGHKMEGQSRAHVIAQELLSSEKAYVEMLQHLHLDFHGAVMRALDEIDQEGKDTLAREELRRGLSELPAIRDLHQGILEELGERLLHWEGQQKVADVFLAREQEFDHHAAHILQFDRYLSLLSENCLHSPRLAAAVREFEQSQQGGGQNVKHRLLRVVQRLFQYQVLLTDYLNNLCPDSAEYDNTQGALTLISKVTGRANDSMEQGENLQKLVHIEHSVRGQGDLLQPGREFLKEGTLMKVTGKSRRPRHLFLMSDVLLYTYPQKDGKYRLKNTLPVASMKVSRPVMEKVPYALKLETSQSCLTLSASSCAERDEWHSCLSRALPEDYKAQALAAFHHSVEIRERLGVSLGERPPTLVPVTHVMMCMNCGCDFSLTLRRHHCHACGKIVCRNCSRNKYPLKYLKDRMAKVCDGCYGELKKRGGDVPGLMRERPVSMSFPLSSPRFSSSAFSSVFHSINPSTFKKQKKVPSALTEVAASGEGSAISGYLSRCKKGKRHWKKLWFVIKGKVLYTYMASEVVVVRAFSPLPWEGPQVKLMSQNVHLGLHNTPSPARQCAGCWLQFPCHSSLCRAVPWADAAVTIQPCVGSKLKEFTMSLWR
- the FGD5 gene encoding FYVE, RhoGEF and PH domain-containing protein 5 isoform X5; amino-acid sequence: MNRADSPKPPVAPKPKTASPLTPVTAPKFPSSPRPDSLHSPNSMSRGPKPPIAPKPRLATPSEWRASVYVINSLNKCSNGKLLCVDRGLYEEHRSNLECSESEADEDYIVVPKAPPKEDEPRDGNSAENAVLVPPDAAGEEECQEGGKESDPEGMGAAEDLAAPAEVVLSEEADGGIAPIPENVGVEDGACDPGAEEQTFTSKEEEKLVEEHNVYNLEDRGPWDGEAVLPSDIMLTQVDLEGPATPSDEAGPPGTPREAEEGGEEGSTNMETGAPDECVDSDRPPEGDAEEDSKEPTENEGLATGVQETEMASDSPEVSEEGGEDATATGDQDEPHDQNEKTDLEEMAAATPEAAEDPRAGEDLVQDEPAEESCQIIPFENDGMDDLVTSLSGSPYEFFPTESTSFCSESYSFFSKSAKDLESQQEPQSGECGEQDPIVGASCGSGEGPSVPDVVVMPEEEDAVDDVLTNPYEMGVDLEQGADPGEGEKPETQAAFDMLSGYGTKEETSSDAEGGPVSIDRKNIITRARPHSGKVAGYVPETVPEETGSEAGSSAIGIRGATKEARKTVLSLEGKPLEASRALPAKPRAFTLYPRSFSVEGREIPVSLYRESEASGLDDHRIKRKDDNLSLPCMIGSSGSFSQRNHLPSSGTSTPSSVVDIPPPFDLACITKKPITKSSPSLLIESEPPDKYTKKKKSSFKRFLALTFKKKSENKVHVDVNVSSSRSSSESSYHGPARVLEIDRRSLSNSPQLKARTGKLRASDSPSSLIFYRDGKRKGVPFSRTVSRVESFEDRSRPPFLPLPLTKPRSISFPNADTSDYENIPAMNSDYENIQIPPRRPARAGTFTKLFEDQSRALSTANENDGYVDMSSFSAFESKQQSADQEAESAYTEPYKVCPISAAAPKEDLSSDEEQGSSEEEDSAPRDPSLGHKMEGQSRAHVIAQELLSSEKAYVEMLQHLHLDFHGAVMRALDEIDQEGKDTLAREELRRGLSELPAIRDLHQGILEELGERLLHWEGQQKVADVFLAREQEFDHHAAHILQFDRYLSLLSENCLHSPRLAAAVREFEQSQQGGGQNVKHRLLRVVQRLFQYQVLLTDYLNNLCPDSAEYDNTQGALTLISKVTGRANDSMEQGENLQKLVHIEHSVRGQGDLLQPGREFLKEGTLMKVTGKSRRPRHLFLMSDVLLYTYPQKDGKYRLKNTLPVASMKVSRPVMEKVPYALKLETSQSCLTLSASSCAERDEWHSCLSRALPEDYKAQALAAFHHSVEIRERLGVSLGERPPTLVPVTHVMMCMNCGCDFSLTLRRHHCHACGKIVCRNCSRNKYPLKYLKDRMAKVCDGCYGELKKRGGDVPGLMRERPVSMSFPLSSPRFSSSAFSSVFHSINPSTFKKQKKVPSALTEVAASGEGSAISGYLSRCKKGKRHWKKLWFVIKGKVLYTYMASEDTVAMESMPLLGFTIAPEKEEGSSEIGPIFHLYHKKTLFYTFKAEDTNSAQRWIEAMEDASVL
- the FGD5 gene encoding FYVE, RhoGEF and PH domain-containing protein 5 isoform X3, producing the protein MNRADSPKPPVAPKPKTASPLTPVTAPKFPSSPRPDSLHSPNSMSRGPKPPIAPKPRLATPSEWRASVYVINSLNKCSNGKLLCVDRGLYEEHRSNLECSESEADEDYIVVPKAPPKEDEPRDGNSAENAVLVPPDAAGEEECQEGGKESDPEGMGAAEDLAAPAEVVLSEEADGGIAPIPENVGVEDGACDPGAEEQTFTSKEEEKLVEEHNVYNLEDRGPWDGEAVLPSDIMLTQVDLEGPATPSDEAGPPGTPREAEEGGEEGSTNMETGAPDECVDSDRPPEGDAEEDSKEPTENEGLATGVQETEMASDSPEVSEEGGEDATATGDQDEPHDQNEKTDLEEMAAATPEAAEDPRAGEDLVQDEPAEESCQIIPFENDGMDDLVTSLSGSPYEFFPTESTSFCSESYSFFSKSAKDLESQQEPQSGECGEQDPIVGASCGSGEGPSVPDVVVMPEEEDAVDDVLTNPYEMGVDLEQGADPGEGEKPETQAAFDMLSGYGTKEETSSDAEGGPVSIDRKNIITRARPHSGKVAGYVPETVPEETGSEAGSSAIGIRGATKEARKTVLSLEGKPLEASRALPAKPRAFTLYPRSFSVEGREIPVSLYRESEASGLDDHRIKRKDDNLSLPCMIGSSGSFSQRNHLPSSGTSTPSSVVDIPPPFDLACITKKPITKSSPSLLIESEPPDKYTKKKKSSFKRFLALTFKKKSENKVHVDVNVSSSRSSSESSYHGPARVLEIDRRSLSNSPQLKARTGKLRASDSPSSLIFYRDGKRKGVPFSRTVSRVESFEDRSRPPFLPLPLTKPRSISFPNADTSDYENIPAMNSDYENIQIPPRRPARAGTFTKLFEDQSRALSTANENDGYVDMSSFSAFESKQQSADQEAESAYTEPYKVCPISAAAPKEDLSSDEEQGSSEEEDSAPRDPSLGHKMEGQSRAHVIAQELLSSEKAYVEMLQHLHLDFHGAVMRALDEIDQEGKDTLAREELRRGLSELPAIRDLHQGILEELGERLLHWEGQQKVADVFLAREQEFDHHAAHILQFDRYLSLLSENCLHSPRLAAAVREFEQSQQGGGQNVKHRLLRVVQRLFQYQVLLTDYLNNLCPDSAEYDNTQGGLLSSLLPSTGALTLISKVTGRANDSMEQGENLQKLVHIEHSVRGQGDLLQPGREFLKEGTLMKVTGKSRRPRHLFLMSDVLLYTYPQKDGKYRLKNTLPVASMKVSRPVMEKVPYALKLETSQSCLTLSASSCAERDEWHSCLSRALPEDYKAQALAAFHHSVEIRERLGVSLGERPPTLVPVTHVMMCMNCGCDFSLTLRRHHCHACGKIVCRNCSRNKYPLKYLKDRMAKVCDGCYGELKKRGGDVPGLMRERPVSMSFPLSSPRFSSSAFSSVFHSINPSTFKKQKKVPSALTEVAASGEGSAISGYLSRCKKGKRHWKKLWFVIKGKVLYTYMASEDTVAMESMPLLGFTIAPEKEEGSSEIGPIFHLYHKKTLFYTFKAEDTNSAQRWIEAMEDASVL
- the FGD5 gene encoding FYVE, RhoGEF and PH domain-containing protein 5 isoform X6; the protein is MNRADSPKPPVAPKPKTASPLTPVTAPKFPSSPRPDSLHSPNSMSRGPKPPIAPKPRLATPSEWRASVYVINSLNKCSNGKLLCVDRGLYEEHRSNLECSESEADEDYIVVPKAPPKEDEPRDGNSAENAVLVPPDAAGEEECQEGGKESDPEGMGAAEDLAAPAEVVLSEEADGGIAPIPENVGVEDGACDPGAEEQTFTSKEEEKLVEEHNVYNLEDRGPWDGEAVLPSDIMLTQVDLEGPATPSDEAGPPGTPREAEEGGEEGSTNMETGAPDECVDSDRPPEGDAEEDSKEPTENEGLATGVQETEMASDSPEVSEEGGEDATATGDQDEPHDQNEKTDLEEMAAATPEAAEDPRAGEDLVQDEPAEESCQIIPFENDGMDDLVTSLSGSPYEFFPTESTSFCSESYSFFSKSAKDLESQQEPQSGECGEQDPIVGASCGSGEGPSVPDVVVMPEEEDAVDDVLTNPYEMGVDLEQGADPGEGEKPETQAAFDMLSGYGTKEETSSDAEGGPVSIDRKNIITRARPHSGKVAGYVPETVPEETGSEAGSSAIGIRGATKEARKTVLSLEGKPLEASRALPAKPRAFTLYPRSFSVEGREIPVSLYRESEASGLDDHRIKRKDDNLSLPCMIGSSGSFSQRNHLPSSGTSTPSSVVDIPPPFDLACITKKPITKSSPSLLIESEPPDKYTKKKKSSFKRFLALTFKKKSENKVHVDVNVSSSRSSSESSYHGPARVLEIDRRSLSNSPQLKARTGKLRASDSPSSLIFYRDGKRKGVPFSRTVSRVESFEDRSRPPFLPLPLTKPRSISFPNADTSDYENIPAMNSDYENIQIPPRRPARAGTFTKLFEDQSRALSTANENDGYVDMSSFSAFESKQQSADQEAESAYTEPYKVCPISAAAPKEDLSSDEEQGSSEEEDSAPRDPSLGHKMEGQSRAHVIAQELLSSEKAYVEMLQHLHLDFHGAVMRALDEIDQEGKDTLAREELRRGLSELPAIRDLHQGILEELGERLLHWEGQQKVADVFLAREQEFDHHAAHILQFDRYLSLLSENCLHSPRLAAAVREFESQQGGGQNVKHRLLRVVQRLFQYQVLLTDYLNNLCPDSAEYDNTQGALTLISKVTGRANDSMEQGENLQKLVHIEHSVRGQGDLLQPGREFLKEGTLMKVTGKSRRPRHLFLMSDVLLYTYPQKDGKYRLKNTLPVASMKVSRPVMEKVPYALKLETSQSCLTLSASSCAERDEWHSCLSRALPEDYKAQALAAFHHSVEIRERLGVSLGERPPTLVPVTHVMMCMNCGCDFSLTLRRHHCHACGKIVCRNCSRNKYPLKYLKDRMAKVCDGCYGELKKRGGDVPGLMRERPVSMSFPLSSPRFSSSAFSSVFHSINPSTFKKQKKVPSALTEVAASGEGSAISGYLSRCKKGKRHWKKLWFVIKGKVLYTYMASEDTVAMESMPLLGFTIAPEKEEGSSEIGPIFHLYHKKTLFYTFKAEDTNSAQRWIEAMEDASVL